The DNA region CCATGTCCCCGACGAGGTCACGGACGCCATGAACCGCGTGCTCGAGCGACTCGGTGAGCCCGGCCCCGAGCCGTTCCTCGCCGGGGCGGCGCGGCGGGTGCTTGAGCGCACCGAGTGGTAGAGGTCGCGCAAGGGGAGGTCTGGTGGGCGGAGCTTCCCGAGCCCGCAGGGTCCGGTCCCGGATTTCGGCGGCCCGTGGTCGTGGTTCAGGGCAACTCCTTCAATCGCAGCCGGATCGCGACAGTCGTGTGCGT from Gemmatimonadota bacterium includes:
- a CDS encoding ribbon-helix-helix protein, CopG family — encoded protein: MKTAVSLPDDLFRAAERQAKRMRKSRSQLYAEALAEYLARHVPDEVTDAMNRVLERLGEPGPEPFLAGAARRVLERTEW